The following proteins are co-located in the Sphingobacteriaceae bacterium genome:
- a CDS encoding 1,4-dihydroxy-6-naphthoate synthase has protein sequence MKLTLAYSPCPNDCFIFDAIANKRIDTEGLEFEITLGDVEFLNKQALLNVFDITKLSFFAYGFALKNYVLLRSGSALGFNCGPLFIKTNGKNLNDLENIKIAIPGKYTTAHFLLSLAYPQIKNKKEYLFSDIENAVLNGEVDAGLIIHENRFTYENKGLVKIRDLGEFWQELIEAPIPLGGIVARRNFEKEMLQTINRVIKRSIQYAFKYPEIAMDYIRLHAQELNDEVIKRHINLYVNEYSVDLGANGMEAIELLFSKAEELELIEKRNKSLFID, from the coding sequence TTGAAATTAACCTTAGCATATTCACCTTGTCCCAATGATTGTTTTATTTTTGATGCTATTGCCAACAAGCGCATTGATACGGAAGGTTTAGAATTTGAAATTACGCTTGGGGATGTTGAATTTTTGAATAAACAGGCTCTCTTAAATGTATTTGACATAACAAAACTCAGTTTTTTTGCATATGGATTTGCCTTAAAGAATTATGTTTTATTGCGATCAGGCAGTGCATTAGGTTTTAATTGCGGACCTTTGTTTATTAAAACTAATGGCAAAAACCTTAATGATTTAGAAAATATTAAGATTGCTATTCCGGGCAAATACACCACAGCCCATTTTTTGCTTTCATTGGCTTATCCTCAAATTAAAAATAAAAAAGAGTATTTGTTTTCAGATATTGAAAATGCAGTTTTGAATGGAGAAGTGGATGCCGGACTTATCATACATGAGAACAGATTTACCTATGAAAACAAAGGATTGGTAAAAATCAGAGACCTTGGTGAATTTTGGCAGGAATTGATTGAGGCGCCCATACCATTAGGTGGAATAGTGGCCAGGCGAAATTTTGAAAAGGAAATGCTTCAAACAATAAACCGTGTTATCAAAAGGAGTATTCAATATGCATTTAAATATCCGGAAATAGCCATGGATTATATTAGGCTACATGCCCAGGAATTAAATGATGAGGTTATAAAAAGGCACATTAATTTATACGTAAACGAATATTCTGTTGATTTAGGCGCCAATGGAATGGAAGCAATAGAATTGTTATTTAGTAAGGCCGAAGAACTTGAATTGATTGAAAAAAGAAATAAATCTTTATTTATTGATTAG
- a CDS encoding dihydrofolate reductase, giving the protein MISAIVATGKQNELGKDNKLLWHLPADLKFFKATTLGFPIIMGRKTYESIGRLLPNRKNIIITRNTSYRVEGAEIHTELHAALNYCKNLPEAPQKVFLIGGAEIYRLGIHQTDEIYRTLINQSFDADVFYDPINASDFKLIWQECHEPDEKNKFQFCFQKWERINKITSNQ; this is encoded by the coding sequence ATTATTTCTGCCATAGTTGCAACCGGTAAACAAAATGAATTGGGAAAAGACAATAAACTTCTTTGGCATTTACCCGCTGATTTGAAGTTTTTTAAGGCTACAACTTTGGGATTTCCAATCATCATGGGCAGAAAAACCTATGAAAGTATTGGCCGATTATTGCCGAACCGAAAAAATATTATCATTACCCGCAATACATCTTACCGAGTTGAAGGAGCCGAAATTCATACGGAGCTTCATGCTGCACTTAACTATTGCAAAAATTTACCGGAAGCACCGCAAAAAGTTTTTTTAATTGGTGGAGCCGAAATTTATAGATTAGGTATTCACCAAACTGATGAAATTTACAGAACATTGATAAATCAAAGTTTTGATGCAGATGTTTTTTACGACCCCATCAACGCAAGTGACTTTAAACTTATATGGCAAGAATGTCATGAACCTGATGAAAAAAATAAATTTCAATTCTGCTTTCAAAAATGGGAGAGAATTAATAAAATAACGTCTAATCAATAA
- a CDS encoding YqgE/AlgH family protein, with product MQGNLLVAHPLLNDGFFNRSVVLITSHNESGSLGFILNFITPFKLRDVRAHIVNGNFPIFEGGPVAKDQLFFLHRLGTEIQESIHIQDDLYIGGDFNELLFKIEHAMVKPDDVRFFVGYSGWGEGQLEEEIKNGNWMVNEHSISEVLRNNYNDLWKQKLEEDKKSLGIFADIGFNPSVN from the coding sequence ATGCAAGGGAATTTATTAGTAGCGCATCCTTTATTAAACGATGGATTTTTTAATCGTTCGGTAGTATTAATTACCTCGCACAACGAATCGGGTTCTTTGGGTTTTATCTTAAATTTCATCACTCCATTTAAACTACGCGATGTAAGAGCGCATATTGTAAACGGAAATTTCCCCATTTTTGAAGGCGGACCTGTAGCGAAAGATCAACTCTTTTTTTTACATCGATTAGGAACCGAAATTCAAGAAAGTATTCATATTCAAGATGACTTATATATTGGAGGTGATTTTAATGAGTTGCTTTTTAAAATAGAACATGCAATGGTTAAACCGGATGATGTGCGTTTTTTTGTGGGTTACAGCGGATGGGGAGAAGGACAGTTAGAAGAAGAAATAAAAAACGGTAATTGGATGGTGAATGAGCACAGTATTTCAGAAGTCCTTCGCAACAACTATAACGACTTATGGAAGCAAAAACTGGAAGAAGATAAAAAATCACTGGGTATTTTTGCAGACATAGGTTTTAATCCATCGGTCAATTAA
- a CDS encoding TraR/DksA family transcriptional regulator: MSNPKPFVNTKDNRSRYTDKELAEFKELILEKLKEAQTDYELLKQTLSNEDNHGTDDTSPTFKLLEDGSDVMSKEETAQLAARQEKYIINLKNALVRIENKTYGICRVTGKLIPKERLRSVPHATLGIDAKLSQ, from the coding sequence ATCAGCAACCCAAAGCCTTTTGTAAATACAAAAGATAATCGTTCCAGATATACCGATAAAGAATTGGCTGAATTTAAAGAATTAATTCTTGAGAAATTAAAGGAAGCGCAAACCGACTATGAATTACTTAAACAAACCTTAAGTAATGAAGATAACCACGGTACAGATGATACTTCTCCAACTTTTAAATTACTGGAAGACGGAAGTGACGTAATGAGTAAAGAAGAAACGGCTCAATTAGCAGCTCGACAAGAGAAATATATCATTAATTTAAAAAATGCTTTAGTGCGTATTGAAAATAAAACTTACGGCATTTGCAGAGTAACCGGTAAATTAATTCCGAAGGAAAGATTACGCTCTGTACCTCATGCTACTTTAGGCATAGATGCTAAATTAAGTCAATAA
- a CDS encoding isoleucine--tRNA ligase, whose translation MKKYPEYKKLDLPGISKQLLQYWKEHKTFDATLKNRAGKTPWVFYEGPPSANGLPGIHHVMARAIKDIFCRFKTLQGFEVKRKAGWDTHGLPIELGVEKTLGITKEDIGNKNSPKFISVEDYNKACRKEVMKYTDKWEQVTEQMGYWVDMKNPYVTYDNKYIESVWWLLNNLYNKNLLYKGFTIQPYSPAAGTGLSSHELNQPGCYKNVKDRTAVVQFKIRGGEKLNSLFSKYGAKREDFQIKDIFFLAWTTTPWTLPSNTALAVGEKIEYALIASTNPFNQELQIYILALELVSKYFSSDLAYFGKDIKEKVEATKNHIEQLSILRDNVDLKNKKGSPFGILIGKVKGADLAGIHYDQLLPFAEPDGNAFKVLIGDFVTTTDGTGIVHIAPSFGADDFKVAKQNNVAALTLVDKRGKFLPEVKDDVFLYGEEFVKEAYLNDEEKQIEFQKQKKILEAAGKIKELKVYLSVDERIVLKLQEEGKLFKKENYEHSYPHCWRTDKPVLYYPLDSWFIKSTEVKDRLIELNKTINWKPEATGTGRFGNWLENLNDWNLSRSRFWGIPIPIWTSEDKTEQICIGSVEQLQNEIQNAIEKNVMDKNPLAQFKIADMSDVNYNTFDLHKPYADQIILEKNGKKLYREPDLIDVWFDSGAMPYAQVHYPFENKELIDSKKYFPADFIAEGVDQTRGWFFTLHAIATMNFDSVAFKNVVSNGLVLDKNGNKMSKRLGNAIDPFITLDTYGADATRWYMIANAAPWENLKFDIEGIGEVQRKLFGTLYNTYGFFALYANVDQFVIDEKNTVPIEKRHELDRWILSKLNNLIKQVCLYYETFEPHRAAREIEDFVDEHLSNWYVRLSRRRFWKGEMSEDKKAAYETLHECLWVVSQLMCPIAPFFSDWMYLNLSGTFKNADAVNELNSIHLTNLVKAKPENINTELEERMELAQKISSMILSIRKKENLKVRQPLLRIQIPVLDPKIQKNIEAVKELILAEVNVKQIEFVDESKTQIVKNLKLNFKTLGKKCGTHMKAVQAYAGENAGEIIKGIEKNGQFIIPIDKGIELITEDVEIIPVDIPGWKAANNGSLTVALDVSINEELRQEGLAREIVNRIQNIRKDKGFDVTDKILVKIKQNAKLDTAIQNNLSYICSETLTGDLQLVQDLSATNSNTIEVDELISTLISIEKLN comes from the coding sequence ATGAAAAAGTACCCTGAATACAAAAAATTAGACCTTCCCGGTATCTCAAAGCAATTGCTTCAATATTGGAAAGAACATAAAACTTTTGATGCCACCTTAAAAAACAGAGCAGGTAAAACGCCTTGGGTTTTTTATGAAGGGCCACCAAGTGCAAATGGATTACCCGGCATTCATCATGTAATGGCACGGGCTATTAAAGATATTTTTTGTCGATTTAAAACATTACAAGGATTTGAAGTAAAAAGAAAAGCCGGTTGGGATACCCACGGATTACCCATTGAACTAGGCGTTGAAAAAACATTAGGAATTACCAAAGAAGATATTGGAAATAAAAATAGTCCGAAATTTATTTCAGTTGAAGATTATAACAAAGCCTGCCGTAAGGAGGTGATGAAGTATACCGACAAATGGGAACAGGTAACTGAGCAAATGGGTTATTGGGTGGATATGAAAAACCCTTATGTTACTTACGACAATAAATATATTGAGAGTGTTTGGTGGCTCTTAAATAATTTATACAACAAAAATTTATTATACAAAGGATTTACCATACAACCTTATTCACCGGCTGCAGGAACCGGATTGAGTTCACACGAATTAAATCAACCCGGCTGTTACAAAAATGTGAAAGATCGTACTGCGGTTGTGCAATTCAAAATACGAGGGGGTGAAAAACTAAATTCCCTATTTTCAAAATACGGGGCTAAGAGAGAAGACTTTCAAATTAAAGATATTTTTTTCTTAGCCTGGACCACCACACCTTGGACTTTACCCTCCAATACTGCTCTTGCGGTAGGGGAAAAAATTGAATATGCATTAATTGCTTCTACAAATCCTTTTAATCAAGAGTTGCAGATTTATATTTTAGCACTTGAATTAGTTTCAAAATATTTTTCTTCTGATTTAGCTTATTTTGGAAAAGATATTAAAGAAAAGGTAGAGGCTACTAAAAATCATATTGAACAATTATCTATTTTAAGAGATAATGTAGATTTAAAAAACAAAAAAGGTTCTCCATTTGGCATTCTGATTGGAAAAGTTAAAGGTGCTGATTTAGCCGGCATTCATTACGATCAATTACTTCCCTTTGCTGAGCCTGATGGAAATGCATTTAAAGTTTTAATTGGAGATTTTGTTACTACCACCGATGGTACGGGTATTGTACATATTGCGCCAAGTTTTGGTGCTGATGACTTTAAAGTGGCCAAACAAAATAATGTAGCTGCTTTAACTTTAGTAGACAAACGCGGGAAATTTTTACCCGAAGTAAAAGATGATGTTTTTCTTTACGGAGAGGAATTTGTGAAAGAAGCCTATCTGAATGATGAAGAAAAACAAATTGAATTTCAGAAACAGAAAAAAATACTGGAAGCTGCAGGAAAAATTAAAGAATTAAAAGTTTATTTGAGCGTTGATGAACGTATTGTATTGAAGTTACAGGAAGAAGGAAAATTATTTAAGAAAGAAAATTACGAACACTCCTACCCGCATTGTTGGAGAACAGATAAACCCGTATTGTATTATCCACTTGATTCGTGGTTTATCAAAAGCACGGAGGTAAAAGACCGATTAATTGAATTAAACAAAACCATCAACTGGAAACCGGAAGCAACCGGCACCGGACGATTCGGAAATTGGTTGGAGAATTTAAATGATTGGAATTTGTCGAGATCTCGTTTTTGGGGAATTCCAATTCCGATTTGGACTAGCGAAGATAAAACAGAACAAATTTGCATAGGATCGGTAGAGCAATTACAAAATGAAATTCAAAACGCAATTGAAAAGAATGTAATGGATAAAAATCCATTGGCACAATTTAAAATTGCCGACATGAGTGACGTTAATTATAACACTTTTGATTTACACAAACCGTATGCCGATCAAATTATACTTGAAAAAAACGGTAAAAAACTATATCGTGAACCCGATTTAATTGATGTGTGGTTTGATAGCGGAGCCATGCCGTATGCGCAAGTTCACTATCCCTTTGAAAATAAAGAACTCATTGACTCTAAAAAATATTTCCCGGCTGATTTCATTGCCGAAGGAGTAGATCAAACACGCGGTTGGTTTTTCACTTTGCACGCTATTGCCACCATGAATTTTGATTCGGTTGCATTTAAAAATGTAGTATCTAATGGTTTGGTGTTAGATAAAAACGGAAATAAAATGAGTAAGCGTTTGGGTAACGCTATTGATCCATTTATCACGCTCGATACTTACGGAGCCGATGCCACACGTTGGTATATGATTGCCAATGCGGCACCCTGGGAAAATTTAAAATTCGATATAGAAGGAATTGGCGAAGTACAACGAAAATTATTTGGCACACTATACAACACCTACGGATTTTTTGCTTTATATGCCAATGTAGATCAATTCGTAATTGATGAAAAAAATACAGTTCCGATTGAAAAAAGACATGAATTAGACCGCTGGATACTTTCCAAATTAAATAATTTAATTAAACAGGTTTGTTTGTATTACGAAACATTTGAGCCACACCGGGCAGCTCGTGAAATTGAAGATTTTGTGGATGAACATTTGAGTAATTGGTATGTGCGCTTAAGCAGAAGAAGATTTTGGAAAGGAGAAATGAGTGAAGATAAAAAAGCAGCTTATGAAACTTTACATGAATGTTTATGGGTGGTATCGCAACTCATGTGTCCAATCGCGCCTTTTTTTAGTGACTGGATGTATTTGAATTTATCCGGCACTTTCAAAAATGCCGATGCTGTAAATGAATTAAATTCTATACACCTAACTAATCTGGTTAAGGCCAAGCCAGAAAATATTAACACGGAATTGGAAGAAAGAATGGAGTTGGCCCAAAAAATTTCGTCCATGATACTTTCTATCCGTAAAAAAGAAAATTTAAAAGTTAGACAGCCCCTACTCAGAATTCAAATTCCGGTGCTCGATCCTAAAATTCAAAAAAACATAGAGGCTGTTAAGGAATTAATACTAGCTGAAGTTAATGTTAAGCAAATTGAATTTGTGGATGAATCCAAAACACAAATTGTCAAGAATCTCAAACTTAACTTTAAAACCTTGGGTAAAAAATGCGGCACTCACATGAAAGCCGTACAAGCATATGCAGGGGAAAATGCAGGAGAAATTATTAAAGGAATTGAAAAAAACGGGCAATTTATCATACCAATAGACAAAGGTATTGAGTTAATTACTGAAGACGTAGAAATAATTCCCGTGGATATACCGGGCTGGAAAGCTGCGAATAACGGTTCGCTAACCGTGGCATTGGATGTTTCCATTAATGAAGAATTGAGGCAGGAAGGTTTGGCCCGGGAAATCGTGAATCGGATTCAGAATATCAGAAAAGACAAAGGATTCGACGTAACCGATAAAATTTTGGTCAAAATAAAGCAAAACGCTAAATTAGACACTGCTATACAAAACAATTTAAGTTATATTTGTTCTGAGACCTTAACCGGTGACCTTCAATTGGTACAAGACCTTTCAGCAACCAATTCAAACACTATTGAGGTAGATGAACTCATAAGCACCCTAATATCAATCGAAAAATTAAACTAA
- a CDS encoding T9SS type A sorting domain-containing protein → MHFRLLSILFVFVFNSFVAQNFVVSQLSMPKCFGDCDGTVTFSTSAVTGPFTAILTNSSSCPNSTVQTSNLNSITINSLCGCASAYSVAIYNPSLILVGTMIQNIVNYATGPLVVNVHTVTPTTCTNCCDGNITFSVSGGNLTNPPTFSINGTYTNNVAPLYFLCSGQHTICVEDASGCIACKNFIMPYFGMPNGINEYELNEDFHVFPNPGNGNLRIQSNHEISQINVFDVYGKLINSIKNNSASTIIPLNLSEYEDGVYHLLIIGPNHETKHQIYLKK, encoded by the coding sequence ATGCACTTTAGACTATTATCCATCCTATTTGTTTTTGTTTTTAACAGTTTTGTTGCGCAAAATTTTGTGGTTTCGCAACTTAGCATGCCCAAATGTTTTGGTGATTGCGACGGAACGGTAACCTTTTCAACTTCCGCCGTAACCGGTCCTTTCACAGCAATTTTAACAAATTCATCTTCCTGTCCTAACTCCACCGTTCAAACTTCTAATTTAAATTCCATAACCATTAACAGCTTATGCGGCTGCGCTTCCGCCTATTCGGTGGCCATCTATAATCCATCATTAATTTTAGTGGGTACTATGATTCAAAATATCGTGAATTACGCTACCGGCCCTTTGGTAGTTAATGTGCATACCGTTACACCTACAACTTGCACCAATTGCTGCGACGGAAATATTACTTTTAGTGTAAGCGGAGGCAATTTAACTAATCCTCCTACTTTTTCAATTAATGGCACATATACCAATAATGTTGCGCCCCTTTATTTTTTATGCTCAGGCCAGCATACCATTTGTGTTGAAGACGCCTCGGGTTGTATTGCTTGCAAAAATTTTATTATGCCTTATTTCGGTATGCCAAACGGAATTAATGAGTATGAATTAAATGAAGATTTCCATGTTTTTCCAAATCCGGGAAATGGAAATTTAAGGATACAATCTAATCATGAAATAAGCCAAATAAATGTGTTTGATGTATATGGAAAATTAATCAATTCCATCAAAAATAATTCTGCTTCAACAATAATTCCGCTCAACCTTTCAGAATACGAGGATGGGGTTTACCACCTGCTGATTATTGGACCTAATCACGAAACAAAACACCAAATTTATCTTAAAAAATAG